One window of the Opisthocomus hoazin isolate bOpiHoa1 chromosome 12, bOpiHoa1.hap1, whole genome shotgun sequence genome contains the following:
- the LOC142362789 gene encoding uncharacterized protein LOC142362789 gives MGSQTSSPERDVYELMKALLKRHGKNISGHDLKLMLKWVQVKMPTVTASTIFTRELWDDVGVKLWDAATTGNAEAQRMLPWWRSVFETLKAQEKNHKDKAGEEDNSSTAPPVLPENKPLRVCAAGYPPGGDPFDPGPVDPETEPDLYPLNPHDVWANIKCQALKEGELEIAKTIVASVIYQGRGAQWEALSFSVIKELRRTVTEHGLSSPYFASLLSSVFDTYVITPHDLKSLAQLLLTPTQYSLWESRWRGGLQALLTTYVDHGNAAIAALTIEHLTGMGQYSDPVAQARDIPREALEATREEAKKALFKVPDSQKPQKTFTTITQDPRKPYMQFIDRLKQALERQIDNTEAQEILLLKLAVENANVDCKKLLKSLPNPNPTLVEMVEACNRIGTMDHKLEAMAAAFAAMHSSGGPRNCYGCSKPGHLKKNCLATNAGTRHQAPGVCLRCRKGCHYANQCRSKYDFQGQPIQGNRSRSAGQRRAQTQVPQPTFQPLQREPAVSQVSTQQQLVAPDWTWQPPTHSKRQHASPIAEIPVGCAATENEEQSYDLSVELIFLLDSRPHPYFVMHVRAHTVLPGFIAEGNQRADMLTLPVQVLPERVAQAKLSHSFFHQNAGGLKRQFDLTTQQATNIIAVCPDCQKHSFPSVAGRVNPRGLQSLQLWQTDVTHFSEFGHLKCIHSSIDTFSGALFTSCHTGEKTRDVQKHLMRAFATLGIPSQIKTDNGPAYVSVPQQKLFLTPGGLLTLLAFLTPLQANP, from the exons atgggaagtcagacgtcttccccagagagagacgtatatgagcttatgaaagctctccttaaaagacatggaaagaatatttctgggcatgatcttaaactaatgcttaaatgggtacaagtgaagatgcccaccgtaactgcgtctactatctttacgcgggaactttgggacgatgtgggggtgaaactatgggacgcggcaacgacaGGGAATGCCGAAgcccagcgtatgctcccctggtggaggagtgtttttgagactttaaaagcgcaagagaaaaatcataaagacaaagcaggggaggaggataactcttcCACGGctcctccggtgctgccggagaacaaacccttaagagtgtgtgctgcaggataccccccagggggggatccttttgacccaggTCCGGTGGATCCGGAAacagaaccggatctctacccccttAACCCGcacgatgtgtgggctaatataaaatgccaagccttgaaggagggggagttagaaatcgctaaaacaattgtagcctccgtgatctatcagggtcggggggctcagtgggaggctttatctttctcggtaattaaggaactgcgtcgtactgttactgagcacgggctttcgtctccgtattttgcaagtttgctgtcttctgtttttgacacttatgttataactccgcatgatttaaaatctttagcgcaactgttactgactccgacacagtactccctgtgggagtcacgctggagggggggactccaggcacttctcacgacttacgtggatcatggcaatgcagctatagctgcgctgactatagaacaccttactggcatgggtcagtattctgatccggtggctcaagcccgggatatcccacgggaagctcttgaggcaactcgtgaagaagctaaaaaagccctttttaaggtccctgactcacaaaaaccgcaaaaaaccttcactacgattacccaggacccccggaaACCTTATATGCaatttattgacaggctgaagcaagctctggagcgtcagatagacaatacggaagcgcaggagattttgttgttaaaattggctgtagaaaatgctaatgtggattgtaaaaagttactgaaatctctcccaaatccaaaccccacactggtggagatggtagaagcttgtaatagaattggcactatggatcataaacttgaagccatggctgctgctttcgcggccatgcacagctctggggggcccaggaattgttatggttgcagcaaaccaggtcatttgaaaaaaaactgtttggctaccaatgctggtaccaggcaccaggcccctggggtctgccttagatgccgaaaagggtgtcattatgctaatcaatgtcggtctaagtatgatttccagggtcaaccgatacagggaaaccgatcgcggagcgcggggcagcgacgcgcgcagacacaagtaccgcagccgacgtttcaacccctacagagggaaccagcagtgtctcaagtctccacccaacagcagctggtagcgccggattggacctggcaacctcccacaca ttccaagcgtcaacatgcaagccccattgcagAGATACCAGTGGGTTGTGCTGCCACAGAGAATGAAGAACAGTCCTatgatttgtcagtg gaacttattttcctcctggactcgcgccctcatccctattttgtcatgcacgtcagggcacatactgttttacctggtttcattgcagaagggaatcaacgagctgatatgcttactttaccagtgcaagtattaccggagcgcgtagcacaggctaaactcagccattctttttttcaccagaatgctggaggtcttaaacggcaatttgacctcactacccagcaagcaactaacattatcgctgtgtgtcctgactgtcaaaaacactcctttccgtcggtagcgggaagagttaatcctaggggactgcaaagcttacaactgtggcaaaccgatgtaacccacttttcagaatttggtcatctaaaatgtattcactcttccattgataccttttctggtgccttatttacctcctgccacacaggagaaaagacacgtgatgttcaaaaacatttaatgcgtgccttcgccactttaggtataccctctcaaatcaagacggacaacggccctgcctacgtgtccgtgccgcaacaaaagctttttttaactcctgggggattactcacgttactggcattcctcactcccctacaggccaatccttaa